From the genome of Deltaproteobacteria bacterium, one region includes:
- the coaD gene encoding pantetheine-phosphate adenylyltransferase translates to MTNGHLDIVVRANDMFSGLHVAIVREPPKIALFSAAERESLVREAVSGINGNIVVESFDGLLVDYVRRVGARIIIRGLRAVSDYEYEAQMAMINRQLADDIETIFLMTSDYCSFISSSVVREIARYKGDVSSLVPANIARRMQSL, encoded by the coding sequence ATGACTAATGGTCATTTGGATATAGTTGTTCGTGCGAATGACATGTTCAGTGGGTTGCATGTGGCTATTGTGCGCGAGCCACCAAAAATTGCTCTTTTCTCTGCGGCTGAACGCGAAAGCTTAGTGCGCGAGGCGGTTAGTGGCATTAATGGAAATATAGTAGTAGAAAGTTTTGATGGTCTGTTAGTTGACTATGTTCGGAGAGTTGGTGCAAGAATTATTATTCGTGGTCTTCGTGCGGTGTCGGACTACGAGTACGAGGCGCAGATGGCAATGATTAATCGCCAACTGGCCGATGATATTGAGACGATATTTTTAATGACCTCCGACTATTGCTCTTTTATTAGCTCTAGCGTCGTCAGGGAGATCGCTCGTTACAAGGGGGACGTTTCGAGTTTGGTTCCGGCAAATATCGCAAGGCGAATGCAGTCTTTGTAG
- a CDS encoding purine-binding chemotaxis protein CheW, whose translation MSQEISAIERSSSTGFRRDVAGKYLTFLLGGEVYGLEILKVQEIIGIIDITRVPRMPDYMLGVINLRGKVLPVLDLRLKFSMEQQEATDRTCIIVAQVSLGRDTVTMGIVVDEVSEVLDISHEQIEPPPSIGTSISMEFILGMGKVSENVVMMLDIDKVFSKDEVAAVASVH comes from the coding sequence ATGAGTCAAGAGATTAGCGCAATTGAGAGATCTAGTTCAACTGGTTTTCGGCGGGATGTGGCAGGAAAGTATTTGACTTTTCTTTTGGGTGGCGAAGTGTATGGACTGGAGATTCTTAAGGTTCAAGAAATTATTGGGATAATCGATATTACGCGCGTTCCGCGTATGCCGGATTATATGTTGGGCGTTATCAACTTGAGGGGCAAGGTTCTTCCGGTACTGGATCTGCGACTCAAGTTTAGTATGGAGCAACAGGAGGCTACAGATCGCACTTGCATTATTGTGGCGCAAGTGTCGCTCGGCCGTGACACAGTCACTATGGGTATTGTTGTTGACGAGGTGTCAGAGGTGCTCGATATTTCTCACGAGCAGATCGAGCCACCGCCATCTATTGGCACTTCTATCAGCATGGAGTTCATTTTGGGGATGGGTAAGGTGTCTGAGAATGTTGTAATGATGCTCGATATCGACAAGGTGTTCTCGAAAGACGAAGTGGCCGCAGTGGCGAGCGTTCATTAG
- a CDS encoding Hpt domain-containing protein → MDAKNFSKLKELIDELSLTTVLLDEDDPSSLEPIIASCQSLQHLTQHHNSQQRLYAACLAFLTASKSHDAKALFDQAKAFVTAAQDYIIDPSSAVFPNEHNTSTDKHIAWGDDLAKDYDEDLLLDFIAQYDQSLDEFEADLLANAYKPKAASDSSDFNSSVRRYLHTLKGDSGTVGLIGISRATHILEDILSSHNVQDIVEQILSYKSWVLSCLRAWSQSVAPVETSDTFIDRLLSSCATPTKATSSCSEDKPSSDSMECSSQNNPVTYRIEGDQEILAEFTQEADDHFNTVEEVLLEESDSIDADSVDTIFRSIHSVKGGAAFFNLQDITETSHVTETVLDRVRQGELTLDRALRNVMLAYIDLQKQLFSEARQAMARDGVLVRAERAAKYLKEITRFTKEGEQHAAQSAAPTVVQPSTTNGAHPPKQASSFEPLEDDAAQGFDQMSTEDSASKKGGKVDIKTFVKVDTTRLDKLIEYIGEMMISSSMLIRQSRDLLGSNEAVTKNAHQFELISRELQSIGMSMRLIPIKGTLQKMSRLVWDTSKKIGKEVSFEMEGEDTELDRAIIDKLADPLMHMVRNSVDHGVEPPDVRESKGKPRKGVVKISAFHLGGNIHIQIRDDGKGLDPKVLLNKAIEKGIVSPNDNLSIADIYQLIFAPGFSTAEKITDVSGRGVGMDVVKRNIESLRGRVEVESTLGVGSTFTIQLPLTLAIVDGIETRVGREKFIIPTVSLVEFLKPTSEMIVRPFNSDETLQFRGKFIPILRLSELYQVKGANRNALNGILAIVSMAGKEVALMLDEVIGTYSTVIKSLGEMFSGAKGLAGCAIMPDGNIGLILDVGTLVDLAHSVKQAHNYRLTPQEEVSLGL, encoded by the coding sequence ATGGACGCAAAAAACTTTTCCAAACTTAAGGAACTGATAGACGAGCTATCTCTAACCACCGTTCTCCTGGACGAAGACGACCCGAGCTCCTTAGAGCCAATAATTGCAAGCTGCCAATCACTACAACACCTCACACAGCACCATAATTCTCAGCAGCGACTATATGCTGCCTGCTTGGCCTTCCTTACCGCATCCAAGTCCCATGATGCGAAGGCACTCTTCGACCAAGCCAAGGCTTTTGTAACAGCAGCTCAAGATTACATCATAGATCCATCGTCCGCGGTGTTCCCCAACGAGCACAATACAAGTACCGATAAGCACATTGCTTGGGGCGACGATCTCGCAAAAGATTACGATGAGGATCTACTTCTAGACTTCATAGCCCAGTACGATCAAAGTTTAGACGAATTTGAAGCCGACCTGCTCGCCAATGCATATAAACCCAAGGCCGCGAGCGACAGCAGCGATTTCAATTCCTCCGTCCGACGATACCTGCACACTCTAAAAGGCGATTCTGGAACCGTGGGGCTCATTGGCATCTCGAGAGCCACTCACATACTTGAAGACATTCTTTCATCCCACAATGTACAAGACATTGTCGAACAAATATTGAGCTACAAGTCATGGGTGCTATCCTGCCTTAGGGCCTGGTCGCAATCCGTCGCCCCCGTAGAAACATCCGACACCTTCATTGACCGACTCTTGTCGTCCTGCGCCACACCGACTAAAGCGACCTCCTCTTGCTCCGAAGACAAGCCATCTAGCGACAGCATGGAGTGCTCGTCACAGAACAACCCCGTAACGTATCGCATCGAAGGCGACCAAGAAATACTTGCCGAATTTACACAAGAGGCAGACGATCACTTCAACACAGTCGAAGAAGTCCTTCTCGAGGAATCTGATTCCATCGATGCCGATAGCGTAGACACAATATTTCGCTCAATCCATTCGGTAAAGGGAGGCGCGGCTTTCTTTAACCTACAGGACATAACTGAAACCTCACATGTTACGGAGACAGTGCTCGATCGAGTTAGGCAAGGTGAACTCACTCTAGACCGGGCTCTTCGAAACGTAATGCTCGCATACATCGATCTACAAAAGCAGCTCTTTTCGGAAGCCAGACAAGCAATGGCCCGAGACGGCGTACTAGTACGAGCCGAAAGAGCAGCGAAGTATTTAAAGGAGATCACGAGATTTACCAAAGAGGGCGAACAACACGCTGCCCAGTCTGCAGCACCGACCGTCGTTCAGCCAAGCACGACCAACGGCGCCCATCCACCCAAACAAGCATCGAGCTTTGAGCCTCTCGAGGACGATGCTGCCCAAGGCTTTGACCAGATGTCGACCGAGGATTCCGCTTCGAAAAAAGGCGGCAAGGTGGACATTAAGACCTTCGTGAAGGTCGATACCACTCGTTTAGACAAGCTAATAGAGTACATAGGAGAAATGATGATCTCCTCCTCCATGCTCATTAGACAAAGTCGAGATCTTCTCGGCAGTAACGAGGCGGTAACGAAGAACGCTCATCAGTTTGAGCTCATCTCAAGAGAGCTCCAAAGCATCGGCATGTCAATGCGCCTCATCCCAATTAAAGGCACACTGCAGAAAATGTCTCGCCTGGTCTGGGATACCAGCAAAAAAATCGGCAAAGAAGTGTCATTTGAAATGGAGGGCGAAGATACCGAGCTCGACCGCGCCATTATCGACAAACTTGCCGACCCACTTATGCACATGGTGCGAAATTCAGTCGACCATGGCGTCGAACCGCCAGACGTAAGGGAAAGCAAAGGCAAGCCGCGCAAAGGTGTGGTCAAAATATCGGCATTTCACCTTGGCGGCAACATCCACATTCAAATAAGGGACGATGGGAAGGGGTTAGATCCCAAGGTGCTCCTCAACAAGGCCATTGAAAAGGGCATAGTATCGCCCAACGATAACCTGTCCATAGCAGATATTTATCAGTTGATATTTGCCCCAGGCTTTTCGACGGCCGAGAAGATAACGGATGTTTCTGGCAGAGGCGTAGGGATGGATGTCGTAAAGCGAAACATCGAAAGTTTAAGAGGAAGAGTTGAAGTAGAATCGACGCTAGGCGTTGGCTCAACTTTCACCATACAATTGCCGCTCACCCTCGCAATTGTCGACGGCATAGAAACGAGAGTTGGACGCGAGAAGTTTATCATTCCAACAGTTTCATTAGTCGAGTTCCTAAAACCAACTAGCGAAATGATAGTGCGACCATTTAACAGCGACGAAACACTGCAATTCCGTGGCAAGTTTATACCAATATTGAGGCTATCGGAACTCTATCAGGTAAAGGGTGCCAATCGCAACGCGCTAAATGGGATTTTAGCCATAGTCAGCATGGCGGGCAAGGAGGTTGCACTAATGCTCGACGAGGTTATAGGAACCTATTCGACGGTGATTAAATCACTGGGCGAAATGTTTTCCGGGGCTAAAGGTCTAGCTGGTTGCGCCATAATGCCAGATGGCAATATCGGACTCATCCTCGACGTTGGCACCTTAGTCGATCTCGCGCACTCGGTAAAGCAAGCGCACAACTATCGGCTAACACCACAGGAAGAAGTGTCATTAGGACTGTAA
- a CDS encoding RsmD family RNA methyltransferase: protein MRIIAGKFKGMSIASSLSTRAVRPTSGRAREAIFSTVEAMGALSGAVVVDLYAGTASLGIEALSRGAVFAVFVEKEPALARDIRREMQRLGVGSSTAVICSTVELCWSALEKAVARISRMGEDRRMLIFADPPWSEHPEASLLVSIANSDVVSAQSVVVIVSSSKQMRQIEDASMTLALVKSAKYGDTAVRYFERRS from the coding sequence GTGCGCATTATTGCTGGAAAATTTAAGGGGATGTCAATTGCTTCCTCGCTTAGCACTAGAGCAGTGAGACCTACTAGTGGTCGCGCGCGCGAGGCTATATTCTCGACTGTTGAGGCCATGGGTGCACTTTCCGGAGCTGTGGTGGTAGATCTCTACGCTGGAACTGCTTCTTTGGGCATAGAGGCCTTAAGTCGTGGCGCAGTTTTTGCTGTGTTTGTCGAGAAGGAGCCAGCGTTGGCGCGAGACATAAGAAGGGAAATGCAGCGCCTTGGCGTTGGTTCTAGTACTGCAGTAATTTGTTCGACGGTGGAGCTTTGCTGGAGTGCTTTAGAGAAGGCAGTCGCGCGCATTTCCAGAATGGGCGAAGATAGGCGAATGTTAATCTTTGCCGACCCGCCGTGGAGCGAACACCCAGAAGCTAGCTTGCTAGTATCAATTGCTAATTCGGATGTAGTTAGCGCTCAATCAGTGGTCGTTATTGTAAGTAGTTCAAAGCAGATGCGACAAATTGAGGATGCGTCTATGACGTTAGCACTTGTAAAGAGCGCTAAGTACGGGGACACCGCTGTGCGCTACTTCGAGCGACGTTCTTGA
- the tuf gene encoding elongation factor Tu (EF-Tu; promotes GTP-dependent binding of aminoacyl-tRNA to the A-site of ribosomes during protein biosynthesis; when the tRNA anticodon matches the mRNA codon, GTP hydrolysis results; the inactive EF-Tu-GDP leaves the ribosome and release of GDP is promoted by elongation factor Ts; many prokaryotes have two copies of the gene encoding EF-Tu), whose translation MSKEKFERNKPHVNVGTIGHVDHGKTTLTAAITKVSAESG comes from the coding sequence ATGTCGAAGGAGAAATTTGAGAGGAATAAGCCGCATGTTAACGTTGGGACTATTGGGCATGTGGATCATGGCAAGACTACGTTGACGGCAGCGATAACGAAGGTGTCGGCGGAGAGTGGGA
- a CDS encoding pyridoxal phosphate-dependent aminotransferase, whose amino-acid sequence MVQLSNTISNIKPSETLSLAARVAELRAEGKEVLGFTVGEPDFDTPDRIKEAAVSALKSGRTRYTPVAGILPLREAICSKVKRDQGLEYKPSEVIVTNGGKHALAAAFAVLLNPGDEVVLAAPYWTSYPDMVRIAGGEPVIINTDKESGYLIQPEALRKACNARTKAIIINSPSNPTGAAYDGNELRALADVIRSLGNSKNIAVISDEVYEYITFDGFEHVSFGQCAPDLRSQTLIVNALSKSYAMTGWRVGYAVGPEAIIKAMQVHQSQFTSNVCSIAQYAAIDGLEMGLEFPREIMCKAFQRRLDILWRAMQKIPSLELPLRPRGAFYAFIRIEGVLGKKAGDEIINSSADFCKYLMDKYAVIVVPGEAFGDSGAFRLSFAVDDETLVKGLDRIAQAVSSLRS is encoded by the coding sequence ATGGTGCAGTTAAGCAATACTATTTCAAATATCAAACCATCGGAAACGCTTTCGCTAGCAGCGAGGGTTGCGGAGCTCCGCGCTGAGGGCAAAGAAGTGTTGGGTTTTACGGTTGGCGAACCGGACTTCGATACTCCCGACAGGATTAAAGAAGCGGCCGTATCAGCTCTAAAGAGTGGACGGACCCGCTATACGCCGGTTGCGGGCATTTTGCCTTTGAGAGAAGCTATATGTAGTAAGGTAAAGCGAGACCAGGGCCTTGAATACAAGCCCTCGGAAGTAATTGTCACCAATGGTGGCAAACATGCTCTAGCGGCGGCATTTGCAGTGTTGCTCAATCCGGGCGATGAGGTAGTTTTGGCTGCTCCTTACTGGACTAGCTACCCCGATATGGTTCGGATTGCGGGAGGTGAGCCAGTTATAATTAATACCGATAAAGAGAGCGGTTATCTAATCCAGCCAGAGGCATTGCGTAAAGCATGTAACGCTCGAACAAAAGCTATTATAATTAATAGTCCCTCGAATCCAACTGGGGCTGCTTATGATGGAAATGAGTTAAGGGCTCTGGCAGATGTGATACGTTCGCTAGGCAATTCTAAGAATATTGCCGTTATTAGCGATGAGGTATACGAATATATTACTTTTGATGGTTTTGAGCACGTATCCTTTGGGCAATGCGCGCCGGATCTGCGTTCTCAAACGCTGATTGTCAATGCTCTGAGTAAGAGCTATGCCATGACCGGCTGGCGTGTAGGCTATGCCGTTGGGCCCGAGGCTATAATAAAAGCAATGCAGGTGCATCAGAGCCAGTTTACAAGTAATGTTTGTTCCATCGCTCAGTATGCTGCTATCGATGGGCTGGAAATGGGACTAGAGTTTCCACGCGAGATCATGTGCAAGGCCTTCCAGCGTCGCTTGGACATACTGTGGCGCGCTATGCAGAAAATTCCCAGTCTCGAGCTTCCTTTGAGGCCTCGTGGAGCTTTCTATGCGTTTATTCGCATAGAAGGTGTGCTGGGGAAGAAGGCAGGAGACGAGATTATCAACTCGTCTGCAGATTTTTGTAAATATTTGATGGACAAGTATGCCGTAATAGTGGTACCAGGAGAGGCTTTTGGTGATTCTGGAGCTTTTAGGCTAAGTTTTGCAGTGGACGATGAAACTCTGGTTAAGGGGTTGGACAGGATTGCTCAAGCAGTTTCATCGTTAAGGTCTTGA